The following are encoded in a window of Doryrhamphus excisus isolate RoL2022-K1 chromosome 16, RoL_Dexc_1.0, whole genome shotgun sequence genomic DNA:
- the tnfrsf9a gene encoding tumor necrosis factor receptor superfamily member 9a yields MAVKVATIGLLLFFLLVGGSLNSLEETERGCRKWQVRGKDICCDECHRGNRLVSHCGPKPQDLCTPCETGTFTEKPRVLRCSRCSQCEGAQVLVKKCTTTTDTQCGCKDGLLCGDERCSFCFEKCSKGEEPTEKRSCKKCPNGTFNDQNHQRCKPWSTKCPYPDQRIVAGGDAFSDIKCSNVSLGSLKVLESDHTAHVWPIVLPVVLSVFLVPIMIVSNLKRKKKTKEKIAKEPIIRTPTDDPETLIATECSFHEAEEEQGSSSSESLVSKDSQDHLLA; encoded by the exons ATGGCTGTGAAGGTGGCAACCATCggtctcctcctcttcttcctccttgtTGGAGGTTCTCTGAACAGTTTGGAGGAGACCGAGAGAGGCTGCAGGAAATGGCAAGTCAGGGGCAAAGATATTTGCTGCGATGAATGTCACCGAG GGAACCGTTTGGTCTCTCACTGCGGCCCGAAACCACAAGATCTTTGCACTCCTTGCGAGACCGGAACCTTCACAGAGAAGCCCAGAGTGTTACGATGTTCCAGATGCAGTCAGTGCGAAG GTGCACAGGTTCTAGTGAAAAAGTGCACAACCACAACGGACACTCAATGCGGATGCAAAGATGGACTCCTCTGTGGTGACGAGCGCTGctccttttgttttgaaaaatgcaGCAAAGGAGAGGAACCCACTGAGAAAA GATCGtgtaaaaaatgtccaaatgggACCTTCAATGACCAAAATCATCAGCGGTGTAAACCTTGGAGTACAAA gtgCCCTTATCCTGATCAGCGTATCGTCGCTGGCGGTGATGCCTTCAGTGACATTAAGTGCAGCAACGTTTCACTCGGCAGTTTGAAAGTACTCG AATCAGATCATACAGCACACGTGTGGCCAATAGTTTTGCCAGTGGTCCTGAGCGTCTTCTTGGTTCCGATCATGATTGTCAGCAatcttaagagaaaaaagaagactAAAGAGAAAATTGCCAAAGAGCCAATAATACGAACACCTACAG ATGATCCCGAGACTTTAATAGCAACTGAATGTAGTTTCCACGAAGCCGAGGAAGAGCAGGGCAGTAGCAGCTCTGAGTCTTTAGTCTCCAAAGATTCCCAGGACCACCTTTTGGCATGA
- the ccdc187 gene encoding coiled-coil domain-containing protein 187 isoform X3: protein MAEVQIDQSSLPRVQEVCQSFAVLEDGVLAHNLQEQEIEQYYTTNIQKNQLVQNDIRVAKQLQDEEEEQQAQQSALLRQESRQLEEQDFEYARVIQEEIQRTSEEAWKREQDDEEIARQMQEEEEQRMRRTRVQEEYLEGTSPTPRKGQTTFNMGELQQVLRDEVLARKLQEEESQFARHTHRCYPQGDFRVAQVAQDEEIAHYMQNQEVKLNRRSREFEGPASWREHRAMMNHHDRRTARERQVQRERLDSEGLPSPTEDCPPENQPPSIVSTPPQSQQLRNIAEELDPTFQARSQGADILQMGQTGPISQSLPEEPTFIPPTKRPTEKPGRAKSKEKKENCTENRRPQVNQDQQTVDASVEFTKSVTEPVHLHE from the exons ATGGCAGAGGTGCAGATTGACCAGTCGAGCCTCCCCCGTGTCCAAGAAG TGTGCCAGAGTTTCGCTGTATTGGAAGATGGCGTATTGGCACATAATCTGCAGGAACAGGAAA TCGAGCAGTACTACACCACCAACATCCAGAAGAACCAGCTGGTGCAGAACGACATCCGTGTAGCCAAGCAGCtccaggatgaagaggaggaacaGCAAGCCCAGCAGAGTGCCCTGCTAAGACAAGAGTCCAGACAACT AGAAGAACAGGACTTTGAGTATGCCCGTGTAATCCAAGAGGAGATCCAGCGAACATCTGAGGAGGCCTGGAAAAGGGAGCAGGATGATGAG GAAATTGCTCGACAAATgcaagaggaagaagagcagaggatgaggagaaccagagtacagGAGGAGTACTTGGAAG GAACATCGCCAACCCCCAGGAAAGGGCAGACAACCTTCAACATGGGGGAACTCCAGCAGGTTCTCCGGGATGAAGTGCTGGCCCGCAAGCTACAAGAAGAAGAGTCACAGTTTGCTCGG CATACGCACAGATGTTACCCACAGGGGGACTTCCGAGTCGCACAGGTGGCCCAAGATGAG gaaattgCTCATTACATGCAAAATCAAGAAGTAAAGTTAAATCGCAGATCACGTGAGTTCGAAGGACCGGCATCATGGCGTGAGCACAGAGCCATGATGAATCATCATGACAGGAGAACTGCAAGAGAGAGACAG GTGCAGAGAGAGAGGCTAGACTCTGAGGGTCTTCCCTCCCCCACTGAGGACTGCCCCCCAGAGAACCAGCCTCCGAGCATCGTCTCCACACCGCC ACAATCTCAGCAGCTAAGGAACATTGCGGAGGAGCTGGACCCAACCTTCCAGGCCAGGAGCCAAGGAGCAGACATCCTCCAAATGGGACAAACCG GCCCTATCAGTCAGTCGCTTCCTGAGGAGCCGACCTTCATCCCGCCCACCAAGCGTCCAACAGAGAAACCAGGACGTGCTAAGTCcaaagaaaagaaggaaaatt GTACTGAAAACCGTCGGCCACAGGTGAACCAGGATCAACAGACAGTGGATGCCTCTGTTGAATTTACTAAAAGCGTAACAG AACCTGTGCACCTGCATGAATGA
- the ccdc187 gene encoding coiled-coil domain-containing protein 187 isoform X1, with translation MAEVQIDQSSLPRVQEVCQSFAVLEDGVLAHNLQEQEIEQYYTTNIQKNQLVQNDIRVAKQLQDEEEEQQAQQSALLRQESRQLEEQDFEYARVIQEEIQRTSEEAWKREQDDEEIARQMQEEEEQRMRRTRVQEEYLEGSFSGSAPPSPKQFTLNQHHQDEAQYSPTTTRWQYFNTSSHPDYCRPPVYYPGRVTDHKTINSWSDEGHANSRAALRRALEETQMHADCEDSVYLEQRPNKRHNTAPLHRRSSLRLPRERDYRTLYTPDSITEEFHCWEKYENGDKDKRRARDWERERSYRTETGTWTMYSNQNEASRSVAVGERPCRRSESVRLHDAMNQSRRDSTRTWTYRDNPDKHVHFAANTGSSNKRQDTNMEVWEMLGHVLKERGVPVSLGGSGAPLKIGPQSRHSQVLHGSRVFYGDSQPPQTPFQRAASARHSFHGDIRERRRLSHRENSERDHRGSDDSHYGELYEISSRDSSLSNREVPCGRCWGEHRPDYEYESYGMVRRTAGRHWHNTIERFCSEEEMERGVEQPLGRALGSSWARSRRMAAGTSPTPRKGQTTFNMGELQQVLRDEVLARKLQEEESQFARHTHRCYPQGDFRVAQVAQDEEIAHYMQNQEVKLNRRSREFEGPASWREHRAMMNHHDRRTARERQVQRERLDSEGLPSPTEDCPPENQPPSIVSTPPQSQQLRNIAEELDPTFQARSQGADILQMGQTGPISQSLPEEPTFIPPTKRPTEKPGRAKSKEKKENCTENRRPQVNQDQQTVDASVEFTKSVTEPVHLHE, from the exons ATGGCAGAGGTGCAGATTGACCAGTCGAGCCTCCCCCGTGTCCAAGAAG TGTGCCAGAGTTTCGCTGTATTGGAAGATGGCGTATTGGCACATAATCTGCAGGAACAGGAAA TCGAGCAGTACTACACCACCAACATCCAGAAGAACCAGCTGGTGCAGAACGACATCCGTGTAGCCAAGCAGCtccaggatgaagaggaggaacaGCAAGCCCAGCAGAGTGCCCTGCTAAGACAAGAGTCCAGACAACT AGAAGAACAGGACTTTGAGTATGCCCGTGTAATCCAAGAGGAGATCCAGCGAACATCTGAGGAGGCCTGGAAAAGGGAGCAGGATGATGAG GAAATTGCTCGACAAATgcaagaggaagaagagcagaggatgaggagaaccagagtacagGAGGAGTACTTGGAAG GCAGCTTCAGCGGTTCTGCTCCGCCATCACCAAAGCAGTTTACACTCAACCAACACCATCAAGACGAGGCGCAGTACTCACCAACCACCACCAGGTGGCAATATTTTAACACGTCTAGCCACCCAGATTACTGTAGGCCTCCAGTTTACTACCCTGGCAGAGTGACAGATCACAAAACCATAAATTCATGGTCGGATGAAGGACATGCAAATTCCCGTGCAGCACTTAGGAGAGCATTGGAAGAGACACAGATGCATGCAGACTGTGAGGACTCTGTTTACTTGGAACAGAGACCAAATAAAAGACACAATACAGCACCCCTCCATCGCAGATCATCCTTACGTTTgccgagagagagagactaCAGGACTCTTTACACTCCTGACAGTATCACAGAGGAGTTCCATTGCTGGGAGAAGTATGAAAATGGTGATAAAGACAAGAGGAGGGCAAGGGACTGGGAACGGGAAAGAAGCTACAGAACGGAAACTGGGACTTGGACAATGTACAGTAATCAGAATGAAGCTTCAAGGTCAGTAGCGGTTGGAGAACGACCATGTCGTCGCAGTGAATCTGTCAGGCTCCATGACGCTATGAATCAAAGCCGCCGAGACTCAACCAGAACATGGACCTACAGAGACAATCCTGACAAACATGTCCACTTTGCGGCCAACACCGGGAGCTCAAACAAGCGCCAGGACACGAACATGGAGGTATGGGAGATGCTCGGCCATGTCCTCAAAGAGCGAGGTGTCCCTGTCAGCCTTGGGGGCAGTGGTGCACCCCTGAAAATAGGTCCTCAAAGCAGACATAGCCAAGTGCTTCATGGGAGTCGGGTCTTTTATGGTGACTCCCAGCCACCTCAGACACCCTTCCAGAGAGCTGCCTCTGCCAGACACAGTTTCCATGGAGACATTAGGGAAAGAAGGAGATTGTCTCACAGGGAGAACAGTGAAAGGGATCACAGAGGATCTGATGACAGTCACTATGGAGAGCTTTATGAGATCAGTAGCAGAGATTCCAGTCTGTCAAACAGAGAAGTGCCATGCGGTAGATGTTGGGGAGAGCACAGGCCTGACTATGAGTACGAGAGCTATGGCATGGTCAGGAGGACAGCTGGCAGGCATTGGCACAACACAATCGAACGTTTCTGTTCTGAGGAGGAGATGGAAAGGGGAGTAGAGCAGCCCCTTGGCAGAGCCCTCGGCAGCAGCTGGGCCAGGTCAAGACGCATGGCAGCAG GAACATCGCCAACCCCCAGGAAAGGGCAGACAACCTTCAACATGGGGGAACTCCAGCAGGTTCTCCGGGATGAAGTGCTGGCCCGCAAGCTACAAGAAGAAGAGTCACAGTTTGCTCGG CATACGCACAGATGTTACCCACAGGGGGACTTCCGAGTCGCACAGGTGGCCCAAGATGAG gaaattgCTCATTACATGCAAAATCAAGAAGTAAAGTTAAATCGCAGATCACGTGAGTTCGAAGGACCGGCATCATGGCGTGAGCACAGAGCCATGATGAATCATCATGACAGGAGAACTGCAAGAGAGAGACAG GTGCAGAGAGAGAGGCTAGACTCTGAGGGTCTTCCCTCCCCCACTGAGGACTGCCCCCCAGAGAACCAGCCTCCGAGCATCGTCTCCACACCGCC ACAATCTCAGCAGCTAAGGAACATTGCGGAGGAGCTGGACCCAACCTTCCAGGCCAGGAGCCAAGGAGCAGACATCCTCCAAATGGGACAAACCG GCCCTATCAGTCAGTCGCTTCCTGAGGAGCCGACCTTCATCCCGCCCACCAAGCGTCCAACAGAGAAACCAGGACGTGCTAAGTCcaaagaaaagaaggaaaatt GTACTGAAAACCGTCGGCCACAGGTGAACCAGGATCAACAGACAGTGGATGCCTCTGTTGAATTTACTAAAAGCGTAACAG AACCTGTGCACCTGCATGAATGA
- the ccdc187 gene encoding coiled-coil domain-containing protein 187 isoform X2 encodes MAEVQIDQSSLPRVQEVCQSFAVLEDGVLAHNLQEQEIEQYYTTNIQKNQLVQNDIRVAKQLQDEEEEQQAQQSALLRQESRQLEEQDFEYARVIQEEIQRTSEEAWKREQDDEEIARQMQEEEEQRMRRTRVQEEYLEGSFSGSAPPSPKQFTLNQHHQDEAQYSPTTTRWQYFNTSSHPDYCRPPVYYPGRVTDHKTINSWSDEGHANSRAALRRALEETQMHADCEDSVYLEQRPNKRHNTAPLHRRSSLRLPRERDYRTLYTPDSITEEFHCWEKYENGDKDKRRARDWERERSYRTETGTWTMYSNQNEASRSVAVGERPCRRSESVRLHDAMNQSRRDSTRTWTYRDNPDKHVHFAANTGSSNKRQDTNMEVWEMLGHVLKERGVPVSLGGSGAPLKIGPQSRHSQVLHGSRVFYGDSQPPQTPFQRAASARHSFHGDIRERRRLSHRENSERDHRGSDDSHYGELYEISSRDSSLSNREVPCGRCWGEHRPDYEYESYGMVRRTAGRHWHNTIERFCSEEEMERGVEQPLGRALGSSWARSRRMAAGTSPTPRKGQTTFNMGELQQVLRDEVLARKLQEEESQFARHTHRCYPQGDFRVAQVAQDEEIAHYMQNQEVKLNRRSREFEGPASWREHRAMMNHHDRRTARERQVQRERLDSEGLPSPTEDCPPENQPPSIVSTPPQSQQLRNIAEELDPTFQARSQGADILQMGQTGPISQSLPEEPTFIPPTKRPTEKPGRAKSKEKKEN; translated from the exons ATGGCAGAGGTGCAGATTGACCAGTCGAGCCTCCCCCGTGTCCAAGAAG TGTGCCAGAGTTTCGCTGTATTGGAAGATGGCGTATTGGCACATAATCTGCAGGAACAGGAAA TCGAGCAGTACTACACCACCAACATCCAGAAGAACCAGCTGGTGCAGAACGACATCCGTGTAGCCAAGCAGCtccaggatgaagaggaggaacaGCAAGCCCAGCAGAGTGCCCTGCTAAGACAAGAGTCCAGACAACT AGAAGAACAGGACTTTGAGTATGCCCGTGTAATCCAAGAGGAGATCCAGCGAACATCTGAGGAGGCCTGGAAAAGGGAGCAGGATGATGAG GAAATTGCTCGACAAATgcaagaggaagaagagcagaggatgaggagaaccagagtacagGAGGAGTACTTGGAAG GCAGCTTCAGCGGTTCTGCTCCGCCATCACCAAAGCAGTTTACACTCAACCAACACCATCAAGACGAGGCGCAGTACTCACCAACCACCACCAGGTGGCAATATTTTAACACGTCTAGCCACCCAGATTACTGTAGGCCTCCAGTTTACTACCCTGGCAGAGTGACAGATCACAAAACCATAAATTCATGGTCGGATGAAGGACATGCAAATTCCCGTGCAGCACTTAGGAGAGCATTGGAAGAGACACAGATGCATGCAGACTGTGAGGACTCTGTTTACTTGGAACAGAGACCAAATAAAAGACACAATACAGCACCCCTCCATCGCAGATCATCCTTACGTTTgccgagagagagagactaCAGGACTCTTTACACTCCTGACAGTATCACAGAGGAGTTCCATTGCTGGGAGAAGTATGAAAATGGTGATAAAGACAAGAGGAGGGCAAGGGACTGGGAACGGGAAAGAAGCTACAGAACGGAAACTGGGACTTGGACAATGTACAGTAATCAGAATGAAGCTTCAAGGTCAGTAGCGGTTGGAGAACGACCATGTCGTCGCAGTGAATCTGTCAGGCTCCATGACGCTATGAATCAAAGCCGCCGAGACTCAACCAGAACATGGACCTACAGAGACAATCCTGACAAACATGTCCACTTTGCGGCCAACACCGGGAGCTCAAACAAGCGCCAGGACACGAACATGGAGGTATGGGAGATGCTCGGCCATGTCCTCAAAGAGCGAGGTGTCCCTGTCAGCCTTGGGGGCAGTGGTGCACCCCTGAAAATAGGTCCTCAAAGCAGACATAGCCAAGTGCTTCATGGGAGTCGGGTCTTTTATGGTGACTCCCAGCCACCTCAGACACCCTTCCAGAGAGCTGCCTCTGCCAGACACAGTTTCCATGGAGACATTAGGGAAAGAAGGAGATTGTCTCACAGGGAGAACAGTGAAAGGGATCACAGAGGATCTGATGACAGTCACTATGGAGAGCTTTATGAGATCAGTAGCAGAGATTCCAGTCTGTCAAACAGAGAAGTGCCATGCGGTAGATGTTGGGGAGAGCACAGGCCTGACTATGAGTACGAGAGCTATGGCATGGTCAGGAGGACAGCTGGCAGGCATTGGCACAACACAATCGAACGTTTCTGTTCTGAGGAGGAGATGGAAAGGGGAGTAGAGCAGCCCCTTGGCAGAGCCCTCGGCAGCAGCTGGGCCAGGTCAAGACGCATGGCAGCAG GAACATCGCCAACCCCCAGGAAAGGGCAGACAACCTTCAACATGGGGGAACTCCAGCAGGTTCTCCGGGATGAAGTGCTGGCCCGCAAGCTACAAGAAGAAGAGTCACAGTTTGCTCGG CATACGCACAGATGTTACCCACAGGGGGACTTCCGAGTCGCACAGGTGGCCCAAGATGAG gaaattgCTCATTACATGCAAAATCAAGAAGTAAAGTTAAATCGCAGATCACGTGAGTTCGAAGGACCGGCATCATGGCGTGAGCACAGAGCCATGATGAATCATCATGACAGGAGAACTGCAAGAGAGAGACAG GTGCAGAGAGAGAGGCTAGACTCTGAGGGTCTTCCCTCCCCCACTGAGGACTGCCCCCCAGAGAACCAGCCTCCGAGCATCGTCTCCACACCGCC ACAATCTCAGCAGCTAAGGAACATTGCGGAGGAGCTGGACCCAACCTTCCAGGCCAGGAGCCAAGGAGCAGACATCCTCCAAATGGGACAAACCG GCCCTATCAGTCAGTCGCTTCCTGAGGAGCCGACCTTCATCCCGCCCACCAAGCGTCCAACAGAGAAACCAGGACGTGCTAAGTCcaaagaaaagaaggaaaatt AA